DNA from Mucilaginibacter mallensis:
CGGCGATGGTAAATACAAGCTGAGCGGTGAGAATGGTGAAGATTTCCCGAAGATACCGGTGGTTGAAAACGCATCATCAGTTAATTTACCTGCTTCTGTTTTAGCTGAGGCTATAAACAAAACAATTTTTGCGGTAAGTAATGATGAACTGCGCCCGGCCATGACGGGGGTTTACTGCCAGCTATCAACCCAATACATTACTTTTGTTGCTACTGATGCGCATAAACTGGTACGCTACCGCCGTAAGGATGCGAAGGCCGAAAGCACCACATCATTCATTCTGCCTAAAAAAGCTTTAACGCTTTTAAAGTCGGCTTTGCCAAGTGATGATGTAAATGTATCGGTTGAATATAACAGTACTAGCGCGTTCTTTAAATTTGGTAACATAAATATGGTATGCCGCTTAATTGATGAGCGTTACCCTGATTATGAGGCGGTTATACCGTTGAATAATCCAAATAAATTAAGTATCGACAGGCAGTCGTTCCTTGGATCGCTGAGCCGTGTTGCTATTTATGCTAATAAAACTACGCACCAGGTAAGGTTAAAAATTAATGGCAGCGAGTTAAACATATCATCAGAAGATATTGATTTTGCAAACGAGGCGCATGAGCGTTTAAGTTGTCAATATGAAGGTGAGGATATGGAAATAGGTTTTAATGCGCGTTTCCTGATCGAAATGTTAAAGAACCTGAGTTGTGAAGAAGTAACACTGGAAATGTCGACACCTAACCGTGCCGGCTTATTATTACCACAGGGCGGAGATGAGAACGAGGATGTGCTGATGCTGGTAATGCCGGTTATGCTTAATAGTTATGCTTAAGTTGTTAACTTAAATTATAAATCCAAAACAGAGTCCGGCTAAAAACCGGACTTTTTTGTTCTTTCGTATAACAAAATATATTATAAGCAGTTATAGTACTATTTACATGAATATCAGAATATACATTCTACTTTTTTTTACTCTTGTAACAGGTTTATTGGCCTGTAATAAAAAAGATCTGGCCCCAGCTACGGTTGCTATTGCCAACCTTGCAGTGGTTAATGCCACAGCAGATACACTAAATTTTTTGGTAAATAACAGCCGGCAGAATAGTTTTTCGGGTATTTACCCGGCAGGTGCATATGGATTATATACCCCGGCAGGCACGCAAAATTATGAGATTAAAAAAGAGCGCAGCGCGGTAAATCTGTTTATCGGTACTTATAGTTTATCTGATACCTCAAAACATATTTATACCTCATTGTTTATAGCGGGCGAATCAG
Protein-coding regions in this window:
- the dnaN gene encoding DNA polymerase III subunit beta; translated protein: MRFIVSTSTLLKQLQSVSGALSNSTVLPILENFLFEIKDGNLTISATDLQTSMTTSLSVEAKENGRIAIPSRILLETLKSLPEQPVTFSVDDATFAIEISAGDGKYKLSGENGEDFPKIPVVENASSVNLPASVLAEAINKTIFAVSNDELRPAMTGVYCQLSTQYITFVATDAHKLVRYRRKDAKAESTTSFILPKKALTLLKSALPSDDVNVSVEYNSTSAFFKFGNINMVCRLIDERYPDYEAVIPLNNPNKLSIDRQSFLGSLSRVAIYANKTTHQVRLKINGSELNISSEDIDFANEAHERLSCQYEGEDMEIGFNARFLIEMLKNLSCEEVTLEMSTPNRAGLLLPQGGDENEDVLMLVMPVMLNSYA